One Panicum virgatum strain AP13 chromosome 3N, P.virgatum_v5, whole genome shotgun sequence DNA segment encodes these proteins:
- the LOC120666512 gene encoding osmotin-like protein: MAGALTFVAVLLAAAAGASMATTLTIHNLCPHPVWPLVTPNSGLPSISDNTARLDPNALLSLSFPPTFWAGRVAARTGCDAAASGCWTGAAPPVTVHDGGNLDRAAYSVSLVDGFNVPAVVTPHAAAGGQCPALGCAVDLNCDCPPAQRAAEGAACLGPPGFFKSRCPLTRTTPTDVEPTPQSCRAPGEIKVVFCQATIVTGAAAAAAADADAMVIRSIVADS; encoded by the coding sequence ATGGCCGGAGCCCTCACCTTCGTCGcggtcctcctcgccgccgccgccggcgcctcgatGGCGACCACGCTGACGATCCACAACCTCTGCCCGCACCCGGTCTGGCCGCTGGTCACCCCCAACTCGGGCCTTCCCTCCATCTCCGACAACACGGCGCGCCTCGACCCCAACGCGCTGCTCTCCCTATCCTTCCCGCCCACCTTCTGggccggccgcgtcgccgcgcGCACGGGCTGCGACGCCGCGGCGTCGGGGTGCTGGacgggcgccgcgccgccggtcaCCGTCCACGACGGCGGCAACCTGGACCGGGCCGCCTACAGCGTCAGCCTGGTGGACGGCTTCAACGTGCCCGCCGTGGTCaccccgcacgccgccgccggcgggcagTGCCCGGCCCTCGGCTGCGCCGTGGACCTCAACTGCGATTGCCCGCCCGCGCAGCGCGCCGCCGAGGGCGCCGCGTGCCTCGGCCCGCCGGGGTTCTTCAAGAGCCGGTGCCCGCTCACCAGGACCACGCCCACCGACGTCGAGCCCACGCCGCAGAGCTGCCGCGCGCCCGGGGAGATCAAGGTCGTCTTCTGCCAGGCGACCATTGTcactggcgccgccgccgccgccgccgcggacgccgacGCCATGGTCATCCGCTCCATCGTCGCCGACAGCTAG